From Planococcus halocryophilus, the proteins below share one genomic window:
- a CDS encoding GntR family transcriptional regulator, whose product MLDKQSPIPIYIQIEEQLKKQIQQGDFLVGTAIPSERELTESFGVSRMTVRQSVTNLVNEGLLYREKGRGTFVAAPKVEQPLNGLTSFTEDMLARGMVPSNKIIGFEILEPDADVAADLQLVDGDKVYFIERIRFADDKTMAIERTYLPVERFPGLHRDLLQGSLYAMIENNQQLKISHATQRMEAGMVKKEDAELLQIDVPAAILMIERISYLDGDLPFELVRSTYRADRYKFTTEIKR is encoded by the coding sequence GTGCTGGACAAACAATCGCCAATTCCGATTTACATTCAAATAGAAGAACAGTTGAAAAAGCAAATTCAACAAGGAGATTTTTTAGTGGGTACGGCGATTCCATCTGAACGTGAGTTGACCGAATCCTTCGGAGTCAGCCGGATGACGGTGCGCCAGTCGGTTACCAACTTGGTCAATGAAGGTTTGCTGTATCGAGAAAAAGGCCGTGGCACATTTGTTGCTGCTCCTAAAGTGGAGCAGCCATTAAATGGCTTGACGAGTTTTACAGAAGACATGCTAGCTCGCGGCATGGTACCGAGTAATAAAATCATCGGCTTTGAAATTTTGGAACCTGACGCTGATGTTGCAGCCGATTTGCAGCTGGTTGACGGCGACAAAGTTTACTTTATCGAACGGATTCGTTTTGCTGATGACAAGACCATGGCCATCGAACGGACCTATTTGCCGGTCGAACGTTTTCCGGGCTTACACCGAGATTTGCTACAAGGATCGCTGTATGCGATGATAGAAAACAATCAGCAGCTGAAAATCAGTCATGCCACCCAGCGGATGGAAGCTGGAATGGTCAAAAAAGAAGATGCCGAACTGCTACAAATCGATGTGCCAGCCGCTATCTTAATGATTGAACGCATCAGCTATTTGGATGGCGACTTGCCATTTGAATTGGTACGCAGTACGTACCGGGCAGATCGCTATAAATTCACAACCGAAATTAAACGTTAA
- a CDS encoding phosphocarrier protein HPr translates to MIEKSYTITSDEGLHARPASKLVGAVSPFAAEVKMLYKEKEVNLKSIMGVMSLGVSKGNTVKITADGSDEESLMAKVDELIIAEGLGEA, encoded by the coding sequence ATGATTGAAAAAAGTTATACAATTACAAGCGACGAAGGGCTTCACGCACGTCCGGCATCAAAATTAGTAGGGGCAGTATCACCATTTGCAGCTGAAGTAAAAATGCTTTATAAAGAAAAAGAAGTAAACTTAAAATCAATTATGGGCGTCATGTCACTTGGCGTTTCAAAAGGCAATACGGTTAAAATTACAGCTGACGGTAGCGATGAAGAATCATTGATGGCAAAAGTAGACGAACTAATCATCGCTGAAGGACTTGGGGAAGCATAA
- a CDS encoding SIS domain-containing protein, which translates to MLKSYFKQAHERLELVEENETQAMLSAAKKVATAIQSGGIIQLFGCGHSHILTEEVFYRAGGLVPIKPIFVEPLMLHEGAVQSSQLERQNDYAASFLKDQDFQKDDVVFVISTSGRNPVPVDVALAAREKGAFVIGITSLAYSSSQASRHSTGKHLFNSVDLVIDNHSVSGDAVLSYEGVDVPFGPTSTVVGATILNAIFAEAIKEMADAGFAPPIFLSGNIDGSDEHNQNLIDTYSERISLLS; encoded by the coding sequence ATGTTAAAAAGCTATTTCAAGCAAGCGCATGAACGTCTAGAACTTGTCGAAGAAAATGAAACACAAGCGATGCTGTCCGCTGCTAAAAAAGTTGCAACTGCTATCCAATCGGGTGGCATTATCCAATTATTTGGTTGTGGACACTCACATATTTTGACCGAAGAAGTGTTTTACCGTGCTGGTGGCTTGGTGCCGATCAAGCCGATTTTCGTGGAACCGTTAATGTTGCACGAAGGCGCAGTTCAGTCATCTCAGCTAGAGCGTCAAAATGACTATGCAGCGAGTTTCTTGAAAGACCAGGATTTTCAAAAAGACGATGTGGTTTTTGTTATTTCAACATCTGGTCGCAATCCAGTGCCGGTAGACGTAGCTCTAGCAGCACGTGAAAAAGGCGCATTTGTGATTGGCATTACCTCGCTTGCTTATTCAAGCAGTCAGGCCTCTCGACATAGCACCGGCAAACATCTTTTCAATTCGGTAGATTTGGTAATCGACAATCATTCTGTTTCAGGAGATGCGGTCTTATCGTACGAAGGCGTTGATGTTCCATTCGGTCCGACATCAACAGTAGTCGGAGCCACAATCTTGAATGCGATTTTTGCAGAAGCGATTAAAGAAATGGCAGACGCTGGATTTGCGCCGCCGATATTTTTAAGTGGCAATATCGACGGGTCCGACGAACATAATCAAAACTTGATCGACACGTACAGTGAGCGAATTTCGTTGCTGTCTTAA
- a CDS encoding YdhK family protein — MIKKKFLLLTMSTLTAITLAACSDTEEDMNPADPETDVEMNEDMDEDMNEEADAGHGEMDHSSSGEVPEGLAESDSPTFEVGSQAIINADHMPGMDGAEATIVGAYDTTVYALSFTPTTGGEPVENHKWVIHEELEDAGDMPLSAGDEAVIAADHMEGMDGATATIDIAEETTVYMVDFTTTDSGDEVVNHKWVTESELSAE; from the coding sequence ATGATTAAAAAGAAATTTTTGCTATTAACGATGTCGACTTTAACAGCCATTACATTAGCTGCTTGCAGTGATACAGAAGAAGATATGAACCCAGCAGACCCAGAAACTGACGTTGAAATGAATGAAGATATGGATGAAGATATGAATGAAGAAGCGGATGCGGGACACGGAGAAATGGATCATTCTAGTTCTGGCGAAGTGCCTGAAGGATTGGCAGAGTCGGATAGTCCAACATTTGAAGTTGGCAGCCAAGCGATAATCAATGCTGATCATATGCCAGGAATGGATGGTGCTGAAGCGACTATCGTCGGCGCATACGACACAACGGTTTACGCATTGAGCTTTACACCAACTACAGGCGGCGAACCCGTTGAAAATCACAAATGGGTCATTCATGAAGAGTTAGAAGATGCTGGCGACATGCCACTTTCAGCTGGCGATGAAGCAGTAATTGCTGCAGATCATATGGAAGGCATGGACGGGGCTACTGCAACCATCGATATTGCAGAAGAAACGACTGTTTACATGGTCGACTTTACCACTACTGACAGCGGTGACGAAGTAGTTAATCACAAATGGGTAACTGAAAGCGAGTTATCTGCTGAATAA
- a CDS encoding F510_1955 family glycosylhydrolase, with product MKARWILTPIMTGLLLVGCAQSEESTTSNSEDFEVAFDGNIEHVHGMGYIENEEGLYLASHNGLRIYRDGQWLEATEHANDYMGFNAVADGFYTSGHPGPGSMMQNPIGIQRSKDGGRSLDHMGFEGETDFHHMAVGYRNHHMFVMNPQENSQMGPGYFHSENEGEEWQQVSGSGLPSEVSAFAIHPSDSQLIAAASTEGVFLSEDGGDSFSPLTEDGVFGTAVFFNEESLYFATYGTQAELINYTLETGNEQSIDLPDLPEDGILYIAQNPLQKEQLTIYTAAGHAFIFEDDNWKQILNAGQVEQ from the coding sequence ATGAAAGCAAGATGGATTTTAACTCCTATAATGACAGGATTGCTGCTTGTCGGATGCGCACAAAGCGAAGAATCAACTACATCAAATTCGGAGGATTTTGAAGTAGCATTCGATGGTAACATCGAGCATGTCCATGGCATGGGCTATATCGAAAATGAAGAAGGCTTATATTTGGCATCGCATAATGGCTTACGAATTTACCGTGATGGACAGTGGTTAGAAGCAACTGAACACGCGAATGATTACATGGGATTTAACGCAGTAGCGGATGGATTTTATACATCTGGCCACCCAGGACCGGGTTCCATGATGCAAAATCCAATTGGGATCCAACGAAGTAAAGACGGAGGTCGTTCACTCGATCACATGGGCTTTGAGGGTGAAACAGATTTTCATCATATGGCGGTAGGTTATCGTAACCATCACATGTTCGTCATGAACCCTCAAGAAAATTCTCAGATGGGCCCAGGATATTTTCATAGTGAAAATGAAGGGGAAGAGTGGCAACAAGTAAGTGGATCGGGATTACCGAGCGAAGTGTCTGCTTTTGCGATACATCCAAGTGATTCGCAATTAATTGCTGCAGCTTCAACTGAGGGCGTTTTCTTATCAGAAGATGGCGGAGATAGCTTTTCGCCACTGACAGAAGATGGTGTTTTTGGGACGGCTGTGTTTTTCAATGAAGAGTCGCTGTATTTCGCAACGTACGGCACACAAGCAGAGCTTATCAACTACACATTAGAAACGGGCAATGAGCAGTCAATTGACTTGCCGGACTTACCGGAAGATGGGATTTTATACATCGCTCAAAACCCGCTACAAAAAGAACAACTTACCATTTACACAGCAGCCGGTCACGCGTTTATTTTTGAAGATGATAACTGGAAGCAGATTTTAAACGCTGGACAAGTAGAGCAATAA
- a CDS encoding sensor histidine kinase — protein sequence MFNKLSLKIGMLFFIFILIIEAFLFTTLYVTLVNERVDEVMENLLARGETHSKVLADSFEEVTLSHVGMMEAATDFIVVITDEEGEILVNSDALEPEMVDVLEHAEFEDMPLQGEIVEEDWQDKRYIATDSPITIDGQHAGHVFMFSPTDNIDRIVAHLKNQFLLVALIALVVTIITILLLSRFITLPLIRMKKATEQLSQGNNRVDLTNERNDELGELANAITKLSTDLDRLKKARNEFLSSISHELRTPLTYIKGYADILERGDTTEREREEYLSIIREETAHLTSLIGNLFDLAKLDRNQFAIEQKDVSVAELLNSVAVLVKPGFDDKQLTLSVNCSEDLQAFIDSERIQQVLLNILDNARKHSFAGGGVKTTCTEEDDKIAIRISDEGQGIPEDELPFVFDRLYRVEKSRSRERGGSGLGLAIAKEIIESHGGQINIDSHFGKGTTVTIRLKRGGDHS from the coding sequence ATGTTCAATAAACTATCTTTGAAAATCGGTATGCTGTTTTTTATCTTTATTTTAATTATTGAAGCGTTCTTGTTTACAACGCTGTATGTGACTTTGGTCAATGAACGGGTAGACGAAGTGATGGAGAATTTGCTAGCGCGTGGTGAAACACATAGCAAAGTGTTAGCCGATAGTTTTGAGGAAGTTACTTTGAGTCACGTGGGCATGATGGAAGCGGCAACTGATTTTATTGTTGTTATTACCGATGAAGAAGGTGAAATCTTAGTTAATTCGGATGCATTGGAACCAGAAATGGTGGATGTACTTGAACATGCAGAATTTGAAGACATGCCACTACAAGGTGAAATTGTCGAGGAGGATTGGCAAGACAAGCGCTACATCGCAACAGATAGCCCAATCACGATTGATGGACAACATGCGGGTCATGTCTTTATGTTTTCGCCAACCGACAATATTGACCGCATCGTTGCTCATTTGAAAAACCAATTTCTGTTAGTAGCGCTGATCGCATTGGTGGTAACGATTATTACGATTTTACTGTTGTCACGGTTTATTACCTTGCCCTTAATTCGCATGAAAAAAGCAACTGAACAGTTAAGCCAAGGCAATAATCGAGTCGATTTAACAAATGAACGAAATGATGAGCTTGGTGAATTAGCGAATGCCATTACCAAACTATCGACAGACCTTGACCGGTTGAAAAAAGCGCGTAATGAATTTCTGTCGAGTATTTCACATGAATTGCGGACACCGCTAACATATATTAAAGGCTATGCTGATATTTTGGAGCGTGGAGATACTACAGAGCGAGAGCGCGAAGAATATTTAAGTATTATACGGGAAGAAACCGCTCATTTAACCTCATTGATTGGCAATTTATTTGATTTGGCGAAATTGGATCGCAATCAATTTGCGATTGAACAAAAAGACGTCTCGGTAGCTGAATTGTTAAATTCCGTTGCTGTTTTAGTGAAACCAGGATTTGATGATAAACAACTCACCTTGTCGGTAAATTGCAGCGAAGACTTGCAAGCGTTTATCGATTCCGAACGCATTCAACAAGTGTTGCTCAATATTTTAGACAACGCCCGTAAGCACTCGTTTGCAGGCGGAGGCGTGAAGACGACGTGCACTGAGGAAGATGATAAAATCGCAATCCGAATTAGTGACGAAGGGCAAGGAATACCTGAAGACGAACTGCCGTTTGTTTTTGATCGACTTTACCGCGTGGAAAAATCGAGATCACGGGAAAGAGGCGGTTCTGGACTAGGACTGGCAATTGCTAAAGAAATCATCGAATCGCATGGTGGGCAGATCAACATCGACAGTCATTTTGGCAAAGGAACGACTGTGACCATTCGGTTGAAAAGAGGTGGAGACCATTCATAA